The sequence GTTGGATGGGCTTCTTCCAAAGCCTAACAGTGGAAGAAGTTACGATacagacttaattaatcagtttTTAAGTGATTCTTTGTTGAAATACAAAATTGTGTTACCTCTTCCACTTGTCTCTCACTTACTGACCTTCTCGAGAGGTCACGTTGAATTGGCCGTACGTATATATTAGTGCTAGCTCTTGTAGTGTTGTTCAAATACTGAGCGGTTACCGGCACTGCGGATTCTGTGAACCTCGTCAAGAGCCTGCTTCAAGGAGATGCCCGTAGTAGCTCATAGCCACCGCAGCTCAAGAGTTCAGGAAAGTCTGTTGTTAGTTGCTCGTGTACGTCTTCTGCCGTGCCGTTCAATCGTAGTCGAATTCGCCGCAGTCCCAAGCCGCTTCCAGAGAGAGCTTGCATCTGGGCGTGGTTTGGGCGGTACATGCGGAAGAACTTGACAAGATACAGAATGTCCGTCGAATTGTGGGAATTCTCGAGCGAGGGTACGTGTACGGCGCCGACGATGTTCGTCGGGAAGAAGCCGTCTGCCTTCGAGATGGTTCCTCTCGGGTGTCTTGTCGTGGCCTTGTGCGACGGAAAAGAGCCGATATCTCTTCTCTGATGCCGGTAGGCTGTGACCGCAGCCGGTTAGCGTCAGAGTCGCTCTCACTCGTACGAACACGTGTTATAGAAGGAGGGACATGGATCGACACACTCGTTCTTCTTCTGCCCTCTGTATCACCAGACGCTGCTCATTCAAATACCGTTGTAGAATTTGTACATAAATTTGTACACACGAACAACTCGCTTCCGTTGCCCAGAAGCCCTTGCACTTGCTGCTGTAGGTTTTGCAGTGCGCTCATAACAGCACGAATACTATCATCACGGTCGTCGCTCGGTCGCTCTTGTTGCCGACTCATAATTCAGTGTAGACTAGGCCTCGTCTAGGTTTCGCGCCGTTTTACCGCAAGACTTCCGCCTTACAGATATCAATTACATGAATACACTGGGAGCGTCGGTTAGCTAGTACTGCTCGGTAGATCACGGAGCAGAATTACTGTAGACATGTCAACTATTGAAACTTAGATACGTGAGACAAAGAAACGAACAGTTACGTGTACACAGCCTTgctagtattaattaattaaaatagttaGGCTACGAGGTTTGTTCACTTATATAGAACCCTGATTGACTCAAGCTATGCCTCtaagtttatatatatatatatacatatatacatatatatatatatatatatatatatagccgtGCAGTGCACATGCAGTTAGACTAAAATTAGTTTGGTCAAAGTCACGTGCTTTACTCTTGGATTACCAGTCTATATAGACTGCACAAAAACTCTGCCAACCTGAAAATTAGCAGGCAGACTTCCTGTAAACTGTAAACAGTGAACGCCCATAGAAAATCTCAGTATAGAGATACGCGTGAGACGAACTCGAAGTGATGGGTACGCACGAGAAGGGGTCGAATGCGTGAGAGTCGAAATATCTGGGCTATCGCTAGTAGTCACCAAAGTTGTAGGCGTGTTGCCGTTGTATCGTATTAAACGATCACTAGCGGTACATGTACCCGCTCTACGAGGATGATGATGAATCAATGAATTAGTATTCTATGACAGATGAGACGCAACAAACTCCGCTGCCGTGACGAACAAGTCTACGCCAAAATCATTGCTGTCGGCTAGAGGATTTACTGTTCGTTTCGGTTCTTCGTAATCTGCTTCGCCGAGAGGAACTTGTACGCCATCTGGTAAGTGAACTCCGCTTGCGGTGTCTTCGTCATCGATGTCGCCGGTTGCCGGGCCATTCCGATCCACTCCGTACTCGTCGGGGTCGACAGGTAACGGATCGGCAGCCGTACGCATAGAACCTTGCATTCTGAGCATTCCAGTCATCCATAACTATAGCCACGAGGTACGTGAATTAACGACTCTATGAAATAGGAAATACGTGCAGTGCTGCGAGGCCGCCATCTAGGTCTTACTCGAAGAGGAGATCTTCCTCTCTCGGTAGCCAAACGATGCCTGCACCACGCTTGGCGAAATCCGTCAAGGCTACTTTGAATTCGACCGACGACTATGTAGTGGATACAGAATGAGTCTGTCGCATTGTTACAGTCCGATAGCTGTCGGCGCTCTAGACAGCGAAATATGCTTCTCTATGTGGCAGTGACTGCGACCGTGACATCTCTCCACGATCTCTCGATTCTTTGATTGTGGACAGATCGACCTGCTCTAAAGCTGCCTCTTTCGGTACCTCTGTAGGTCGGCATATATTCTGCGACGTCGACGTTCTCGACACCGCGGTCCGCTCTTACTCTAGACGGGAGACCGTACTCTGCTACGGCTTCTTGGAAGTACGACAGGACGGTAGTGGCTCGATTATTTGAACTGCACTCGAGGTAGACAGGTATTCTACTGTAGCCATCGATACCTAAAACCCATGATGCACGAACACGATTATGTAGGTCACGCCAGGAGTTGTAATCATCACATCGAGTTCTCTAGATGTTTATATACTGTACGGTTCACTCACCTCCATGTATGACTAAACCCCATCGGATTAGACCGTGCTGACCGTCGATATGCCACAAGGCATTCGGGCCGTAGACGTTGTATGTGCGCCGTTGGATTGCGTTCGACCACCCGAGCGCAATTCCCTCTGGATCGACTCTACACGAGCTGTCACGTACTCTTCGACGTGCTACTTGGATACCTAGTCGGAGCAAATGTCCTTTCACCATTCGGTAGCCATGCCTGGGATATCTTTGGTTGATTTGTGAGACTACTTCTTCCGAGTCCTCATCTGAGATGTTTGTGTAGAATTGCCCGACTGACAAACGGTGCTCTGACGAACAGTGCTCCGACAAACGACGGTGAACGGTACGTACCGAACACCCGATTGTAAGCCCTACATCATTTGCTGTAAATCTGTATGACAACAGAAATTCGAGCTGTTCTTTGACACCTCGATCTTTGGTCGACCGGTTCCTTGCACCTCTAAATATAGATTTTTCTAAGTAAATCATGGAACAAAAATACCAACCCAATAATAAGTAATCTAAATGATAGAAATATCAAACAAGATGACCTTCAGAGACATAGTTATCTAATTATATACATAATTGGATGCCGTCGTGCTGGAAGGAAATGGAGGTTGTAATGGAGGTCGTAGGAGATTGCGACATGGAGACGCAGTTTTCGAGTAATGAGTTTCCATCCGAAGATAATCTGCAAGTTTCTCTCGATGACCGACGAAAAGGCATCGTAAAGGCAGTGTATTGTAGACCCCACCCGTCACGTGATACTGTTAGAGCGTCCTAGTATGTGGGACCGATGtacatttgctgtttgtgatcATCGTACTAAAATTATCTTAATACTCTCCAGTCGTCTTAAGCTTTATACTGACCGGTGTATAtaaaccaaacacacaaatgctgTCTATAGGTCCATCTTCGACTGTCCAGTGATACGACTTTGGCTTCGGTTCTCTAGATCTCGGGGacttaataatataatatacaaTATGCTGTAGTACATCTAAATATACGGGTATATAGCAACCGTCGTAGTACGTCGAGTGTCAGATGGGATTGATGTCTAGACAcgtggttaattaattaaacttgatATTCTTGCACTTCCGATTCCTAGGCAGGTGGGATCACAATAACACGACAGTATCTCTGCTGGCCCATCGGCAGACACACCAGCACTGTGCATTTCTTATAAGTTTCAGGGTGCGACCGATAGTcaagttttattaattaatttattagagcCCAGCCCTTTCTGCTTTCCTTAGTTTTCTGATGATGTAGACGTTTGAAAATACCAGCTTTCGGGATCAGATCAGAGCCGTCTATCTAGTCAAGATCAGAGCTGATTACAATGTAGCCTACGCCTACGAGGGcatatagtctcgcgtagccagaccatctccgcctacatccttccggcgagACTAAGGCACAAGCAAGCGCACATatatcttgacagtgtcgtgTTGTGACGATTAGACCTACGCTAGAGTAGACCAGACACCAGACTTCGCACCTAGATGTTAATCTTACCTCTGTCTGCTGTAAACCTGCTGCCTCTGTCTATGGCGTGCTACCAatgccaaaacaattgctgcagcactaatactCAGCATTAATAGAATGAGAAAAAACATTGtgcataatgcattatgcataatTGGTAGCACGCCATAATTCACTAGGCATTTTATATAGAAAGCATTATACACAATGCTTTTCTCATTATATTAGTGCTGagtattagtgctgcagcaattgttttggcatTGGTAGCACGTCAtaaagaaacctaacaatcaacgcggtaacttcttagaggggaagtccaacaaaaatgaacttaacttgtatgagtagatcttacgaatacaaatcgatcggtataagtcaCTCCgctatcttcgcttttgtatacgagaacgagcgatgtttctgtgatgtgcaacgcccacgcgcctgctccgcgcttcctggtcgattaagctccgcccactgggaaccaatcaatgcgtttacggatgactgctacggatatatcgagaatgacgaatgcgaatgcgaagatattatgaagatctgcctttttgccgtcagtggttcctctctaaagtaaaatggtgtcggtagagctgtttccctGCCAGACCTTGAAGCataattcctcaataccacggcttacctagagaacgcgcttgtgcttgagtattttgccgtctggcgtgtgctacagggGACGTTCCTATTTgcacatccggtctgctcactttcttttgccgctgattggtagaaggttacaatcccggatgttaAAAATAGGCTTATCCTCTGTACAGTAGCTCACGCCAAACGGCGCGCtgtacgtttctcttcggatattaaaagaacaaggataaacaaatactcaagcccaagcgcgttctctaggtaagctgtggtattgaggaattatgcttcaaagtctggcggggaaacagctctaccgacaccattttactttagagaggaaccactgactgcaagaaggcagatctttatagtatcttcgcattcacattcgtcattctcgatatatccgtagcagtcatccgtaaacgcattgatttgttcccagtgggcggagcttaatcgaccgagcaggcgcgtgggcgtagCACGTCACATCGtttacaaaagcgaagataacggagtaacttataccgatcgatttgtattcgtaagatctactcatacaagttaagttcattttcgttggacttcccctttaacaatattgatagttggtaaattgtgacctaattattgtgttactacatacccacagcggggtgtccctataattttgtccaagtctgtgtGTATAGCTCCCTCTATATCTTATAGGGTCCTACATGTgtaagttgtctgtctgtctgtctgtctgtctgtctgtctgtctgtctgtctgtctgtctgtctgtctgtctgtctgtcccaatcgcacaaaatctctaccaaactaaaactctacagaaaccagccctatatatctgtctgtctgtctgtctgtcaaaaatttgtctgtctgtctgtctgtctgtctgtttgtctgtctgtctgtcagtcagtttatacacgtacatgtatttgtttgtctttttgtttgcaagcTGTTTGTAGTGTTTATGTTTAAATTTGGTTTGCATGATTACATTTACAGTCACTTGGTGATTAAATATTGAGATAGCCATACAGGCCTGATGGCAATAAGACTCTGTGACCAGCCGGACAAACTGTAGTTATAAGCTTATGTCTGCCGGACAGACAGCTTTCTTGTTCTTACATTTTCTTGAAACGTTTGAACTTATACATGCAAATGACTTTAGTCCAGTTTCAACCAGACCACTTTTTAATATTTGTACTTTTACCAACGGACCATTTTCGGTAAGTTTCGAATAGACCGGTAGTTGATTAAATaagtttttatttaatcactctgAGACAGCCTCCTACCAAGTGCCTGCAACTCGCAGATCAGAATGCATACAGCTCGTAGACATGTTCATTCTGGTTTTAGAATAGCAGATAGTAAGTGGAACCAGATGGTGTTGCTTCTTTTATCTCTTTCTAATACCTCATCACCCTATGAACTTTTTGTTTTCTAGGAGACCCTTCTTGGAGTCTAAGAATTAACCCTGTGTTACATCGTACTCTGCACAGACCCAATGCATGGTTTTATAACTGGCCGCCTTTCACTATGACGTCGATGACGCTCAAGACGTTGCATTCTGTCACTACATTACTATGTAATATGAGAAAAAAattatgttttgtgtttgtctgcatgcacATGCGCGTCGACCTGTGCTTGTTTGCTAATTTTCAACCGGACCACTTCCAAACTGCCGGCTACGGTCCTGTAGTAGTCTACCTTAAGCCATGCATGAGCAAGAAAAGGGCAGCAACAGTGAgacgagagagagagggagagagagagagagagagagagagagagagagagcagaAAGTGGCAACAGAGTGAATGTGTGTCTCCACATAACGTGTATCTTTTATGCAAATTGCATATCCTATGGATATCGCACATCGTAACATATGTATATTGCTATCCTATATTAGGGCGTATCTTCACTTAATTAACTCCACCCTATTTTAACACCTACTCTAATCCCCGGTTATTTTGTAGTCTACCCCAAATCTCACCCGAGTTAACCCTGTGAAAACACGCTCATTGATTGCTTTCTTTTCTAAAAACGTTTGACAAAGTGTCCCGTCAATTCTTGTCGGACCTGACAAATGCTAGAGTTGGTTTGGAAAATGTCGGATGTCCGGCTGTTATTTCCAGGCCTGCCATGCGTGTGATGAGTGAAAGGGCCATGCAGATGACGATTGAATCGACAGACGGTATGCTTCACTAAATGTCAGGTGACTCCTCTAGACAAAGAAGTGGCTGCACGAACGTACAAGtttagaaacagacagacaggctgacgAACAGgcaagcaacagacaaagTGTAAacgagtgtgtttgtgtgtttagctTGTTGAGCGTTACGTTAAAACAACACACGCCAAGACTCACGATCAATACACTCTGGATGTTCTCGACGTTTTCTTTATCGACAAGAAGTCGACATTCACCGACATCGGCAACAGGTAACCACACGACACAGTCACAACATCCTTCTATCACTCATTCCACAAACATCCATCATATCAGGCAGCTCTTATGGCATGGCTCTAGGCTGACCGATTGGGTTGGCATTCTGAGTGAAGGTCTCAAGATTGCACCCCCAGAAGCACCAGTCACAGGCTACATGGTATTACATCAGCTGTTTATGATATTTTAATGTGtgatttttgtatgtttttgtttcagtttggAAAAGGTGTCTATTTTGCTGATATCTGTTCGAAGAGTACGTGCAAACTATTGTTTTGCTACTCGCTCGAAAAACGTCGGTCTTCTTCTACTTTGTGATGTTCGTTTAGCATCGTCGTTGTTTGTAGATTGTTGGTGTGGTTGATGGCTGTGTGGTGTAGGTATCATTGGGGACAACGAATGATTTGTTAGCTGCAGATTATGATGCAGATCAGCTGCCTCGTGGAAAGCAGAGTGTAATGGGGAAAGGAAGGATTGCACATGATCCAGGGAATATACACACAATGTGAGGAGACAGATTGAACAGAttgagacagatggatggacagacagacagacagatggacagatagatagatagacagacagacagacagatggacagataaacagacagacagacagatagacagatctacagacagacaaacacacatacatacaaatttatatttgtGCAGGTCTGATGGTTGTGTCGTTCCTCTCGGTCCAACTTGTGATACCAAAGTACATAACCCACACGGCTACACACTCAACTGCAACGGTGAGTCAACCGCCCTACGCACCTCTCGTGATCAGCCACGGACAACAGACTAACATTTGTATTTTCGTCATAGAGTACGTCATATATGATGAGAAGCAGGTAAAATGCACGAATGTAATACATAACTCCATctatcaataaaacaaataatgattaattagtaactactacctataataatataattaattattattgatatttaatagaatacaaaataatataatcAGCATAAGAATTTGATGTGTAGTAACTAAAGTGAATGAGAGTTGGTCGACTAGAATCCtgatgcatacatacatgcgtACACTGTGTCTGATATGGACAACAGgcatgagtttgtttgtgtctgtcatgGTTGTCTAAGACGTGTGTCCTCAATTTAACATGTTTCCATGTTTACAGGATTGTTGATATTGGAGataaaatattacaaaattaataattaattatttaaataaataaataattaattaaatacataaataattagaaacattaaatgcaaatatttacTTCAATAGACACATGAGGGTGACACGATGTTTTCTTGTAGATCAAGATGCGTTATCTGGTGAAGCTGAGATTCAATTTCCAATAGCTATCAGCAGTTCAATACAAATCAACTAAACTTTTGTCTTTACTGTATCTTCTATATACACTATTTGTACAATAACTTCCATTATAATGAGTGTTCATCTTGTAAGAAGAGGctgaggtttgtgtgtctgtccttcaCTTGTGGTATGATATCATGCTGTACAAGTCGACATAAATGAACGTATTGGTGGCTGCTTGACATCCTGCcacatccagtcaatgatgaaATATCAGAGATAATCAAGTTGAAGTGAACCTACAGACACAATCAATGTCTCATTGGTGTGTATTTGATATACTGAATAATATGTGAGTCAAGAGACACTTAAGTGGTCGATTTATGTTCTAACTATCCTGTGACTGTTTGTGCTCAgttgtatgtctctgtcttttgtatgtctgttgcttgtgtgtctgtctgtatttgtgcTGCTCTACAATTGTTTTCTTTCCACTCACACTCATGCATACACATTTGAACTCAACAGATGCACCAACAGTATGTCATCCAACTCAATAATGTTACCTTGTTCTTGGGCAGTTACATCATTGCTTTGTGTGTAATTTCAATCAGTTGTGTCATCCTATCAATAACCATCTTGTTCACAAACAATCCACTGTCATCAAAATGTTCTTACTTTCTGATGATATTTTCTTCTGGATGATAATCTTCTACATATATTGTAGCTGCACACAACAACAAGGCTGTTGGTTCGCAGCAAGCAAagtgtgttgtcttgtttctcTTATTTTCCTTTTCCCGTCCACATATAGATAATTAGTTCTTTGTTTCAGAGCAAACAACAATTATTGTTACGGATAGGATTATCACTCTGATTATCACTCTGTATGATTCAAGTTCCAATCAGTTTGTGCCAAGCTTAGATTCAATCTCTCTCCTGACTATTCCTCCCACTCCAGCTTTATCACAAGCGACCAACAACTGCTGAACTGTAGCATGTTGGGTTTCACCTGTCCAGGCTGACAAAACTTTATGTAATTTCTCTTTGTATGTGTAAATTTGTCGTTCACATTCCGTTAGGACTGTTTCTGAAACATCAAGGTGTATACCTAGTTGATGCCAACGTTTTCCAACGTTTTCAGCTACTATTTCTTTGATGAGTGGAGTGACCCTGTCAGAGTCACCAGGTGGAGTCGTCTTCTCAGATGCTGCATTAGGCAACATCAAGTAACTCAAATGCTTTTGAGGTTCAGATGGAATGCGAGCAACAAGTagagcatcatacaattcacatACCATCAGTTGGTTGTCTCTTGACTCTAACCACTCACTTAATATGCGGAATGCTGGTGGCTGGACAAAACTGGAGTCAGAAATGTTTTGCTGTAGCTTTGATACCATAGACTCAGACTGGTCAGAACCAAATATGATACTTGTTAAGGAAGGCCAGAACTCTCCAACATCTGCTGCTATCTGGTGGAGATCCAATCGATCCACTGGAGTTGCACTTTCCGAAGACAAAACGTGACATAAAGGAATACCTTTCTTTACACTTGGACAcactaaataaatacaaaactacacataaacacattCTATGTGAAGACAGGATtcgtgtttgttgtttacccTGTTGTACTGCTTGAATGTGTTTGGACATCTCTGCACTGTATCTTCCTGCTACAGCATCTACAGCAAATGTTCCCCACGATTCATTTGGCACAAACTGCTTAGGTCGACTGAGGGGAGACTTTGTACTTGTGCTAGAAGAACTTCCACTGTAGATGAATCTATCAGGGAGAACACCAGGAACAGACTGGAGAAGATCCTCCatgtctgacacacaacgaaGAAGAACATGCCACAATCTGCCAACACTGTGATGTGACTTGACTACTCTACCACTGAGACATATAGAGCCAGGTGAAGTATTCTTGCTGCAATTGATAAGCAAAGTCACTGCACCATAACACATCAGCAGTCCACTGCTCCAGTGACGAATAAAATTGGAGTGACGATGGCAACGAGCAGACAGTCGTTCAAACAAACCCAATGGACGTTCATATGCAAATGAGTATTCCACTGCAACTTGTATGACTCCATGTGGTATATCTAGAGGCCATAGTTCATTAACATCCTCTGGTTTCTCATCATTGAGTaaccatggcaacaacaagccaacattatgttgttttagctTAGAAATCATTTCTTtgcaactgtctgtttgctcttgATGACGATTTTGTTCTATTGTGTGACCAGATGAATCTGATGTCGGGTTGGTGCTACTTGGCAGAGCTAAAGTGATCTGACGTCTTCCCAGAGCTTGTGCCAGTTCCTGAACTACATCATCTGATGAGCCAGTTAGATAACCAAAGTCGAGAGCAAGAAAGAGCTTAATAAACACGTCAACATGACGATCTGCAGTAAGATGGAACTCACTCCACAGTGCCAGCAGCATAGATATCCTAGCAATGCCATCAAAAACAAGATCACTTTTCATCTCCTTAAACTTCTGAGGACCTATATCTACCCCAATAAACCGATCATCATATTCTAAAGATTCGTGATCATGTCTGAAAACAGCCTTAAGTAAAGTGACCACAAATGGTGGTACAGGAAAGAGAACTTCTGCTAAAGTCGGGTGATGAGAGTAATACAGAATGCTTCCTACCTGGTTCAGGTAGTTTAGCAACTCACGACAGCTTTCTTCTGTCAGTCCGTGCTCTACACACAGTTGCATTGCATAAGAGACATCTGTAATGGGGACAGACGTGTGAGGTTGTGGTGTAATCAAATTGTCTTCTACAGTTACCCATGATGACGGCAGCTCTGTGTGCAGTGAAGGTATCAGCCTTTCATTGCCACACAGTTGTCTTAAATGAATCTTCACACTGACCACACCCTCGTGTGTAGCTGCACTCGTCAATAGCAcattttcttcaacagttATTCGCTGAAAGTCGAAAAAGTGAAGACGTTCTGATACGTATTTGTTCTTTGGAGAATCACCAGTTGCAATGATTCGTTTCATTCGATCAATCTCAGCTTGTCTGATCTTCAAGAATTGACGTAGACaagtgtgcagatgttcgtTCCACTCTCtactcatttcttctcttgacatGTCGACCATCAGATCAACTTTACTCACAACAATAGCAATGTGagctctgctgtttctgtcaTACACAACTTGCAGGAAATCTGCAATACTTTGTCGAAAACATTGTTTAGTAAACTTATACTGATTGctgtcaacaacaatcaataccAATGAATTGTCACTGATGAACAGCTGGTTAGTTAGCATGTACGCTCTATGGCCACCACAGTCAATGACTTTGCATTCTATTTTATCATCCAGCTTCATCACTTTTTCTACTACCCCTATAGTTCTCTCATCGGGTTCTGCCAGAAATGGTTTACCACTCTCCAGTGCTTTAACGAAGCTTGTTTTTCCTGCCATTGTAGTTCCCATCACTAGAATCTTTATTCTGCCACGTCGCACTCCACCCACCTTATCCAGCTCACGGAAATATTCTCTTATAGAATCAATGCCTTGGTTGCACACTTCAATGGGTG is a genomic window of Corticium candelabrum chromosome 11, ooCorCand1.1, whole genome shotgun sequence containing:
- the LOC134187266 gene encoding uncharacterized protein LOC134187266; protein product: MALPRVEARQLEMFLPKVNEHNRLELDLLDAHLFAFPEEICETSGLEVLKLCTDHIHSIPEGIAKLRKLEEIHLHTSDYNHSGTFHFPWWHTRIGLQEVPTVVSLLPCLKVLSVCGNRRNPLLFDELMSCQLPSTLVEVEMVACGLTQATLSLICNNVKLCKVNLAHNYLQSFKYCNTEMIGEATALNDLEELNLLYLAKSAYLMSYGEDVREVFDSLGAGMAKQRLIFEGSLSSGGEYCEVKIEEVDISGTSVTHLPKEFVFSSKLKKLKVDGCPLVFPPIEVCNQGIDSIREYFRELDKVGGVRRGRIKILVMGTTMAGKTSFVKALESGKPFLAEPDERTIGVVEKVMKLDDKIECKVIDCGGHRAYMLTNQLFISDNSLVLIVVDSNQYKFTKQCFRQSIADFLQVVYDRNSRAHIAIVVSKVDLMVDMSREEMSREWNEHLHTCLRQFLKIRQAEIDRMKRIIATGDSPKNKYVSERLHFFDFQRITVEENVLLTSAATHEGVVSVKIHLRQLCGNERLIPSLHTELPSSWVTVEDNLITPQPHTSVPITDVSYAMQLCVEHGLTEESCRELLNYLNQVGSILYYSHHPTLAEVLFPVPPFVVTLLKAVFRHDHESLEYDDRFIGVDIGPQKFKEMKSDLVFDGIARISMLLALWSEFHLTADRHVDVFIKLFLALDFGYLTGSSDDVVQELAQALGRRQITLALPSSTNPTSDSSGHTIEQNRHQEQTDSCKEMISKLKQHNVGLLLPWLLNDEKPEDVNELWPLDIPHGVIQVAVEYSFAYERPLGLFERLSARCHRHSNFIRHWSSGLLMCYGAVTLLINCSKNTSPGSICLSGRVVKSHHSVGRLWHVLLRCVSDMEDLLQSVPGVLPDRFIYSGSSSSTSTKSPLSRPKQFVPNESWGTFAVDAVAGRYSAEMSKHIQAVQQVCPSVKKGIPLCHVLSSESATPVDRLDLHQIAADVGEFWPSLTSIIFGSDQSESMVSKLQQNISDSSFVQPPAFRILSEWLESRDNQLMVCELYDALLVARIPSEPQKHLSYLMLPNAASEKTTPPGDSDRVTPLIKEIVAENVGKRWHQLGIHLDVSETVLTECERQIYTYKEKLHKVLSAWTGETQHATVQQLLVACDKAGVGGIVRREIESKLGTN